The Pirellulales bacterium DNA window AAATCTTAGGCGTTCTGGCCCTCTTCAGCCGCGCTCGCCTCACCCAAGTTGATTTCGATTGGCTCCGGGCGTTTGCAGACCAGGCGGCCGTGGCCATTGCCAATGCCCGCGCGTTTGAAGAAATTGAGCGGTTGCAGCAGCGGCTGCAATCCGAAAACAGCTACTTGCGTGAAGAGATCGAGCAAACGCATTCCTTCGGCCAAATCATCGGCAGCAGCGATGCGCTCGCCAAGGTCCTGGAACAAATCGATCTGGTTGCCCCGACCCGCGCGAGCGTCCTCATTCTCGGCGAGTCCGGCACCGGCAAAGAATTAATTGCCCGAGCCATTCACCAGCGGAGTCTGCGGCGCGAGCATCCGCTGGTGAAAGTCAATTGCGCGGCTGTGCCCCGCGAATTGTTCGAGAGCGAATTCTTCGGCCACATGAAGGGATCTTTTACCGGCGCTCTGCGTGACCGCGTGGGCCGCTTTCAATTGGCGGACGGAGGGACGCTATTTCTCGACGAAGTTGGGGATATCCCGCTGGAATTGCAGGGGAAGTTGTTGCGCGTACTACAAGACGGGCATATTGAACGCGTAGGCGCCGACGAAACCCGCTGCGTCGACGTGCGCGTGATCGCCGCGACGAATCGTAATCTGCAAGCCGACGTCGCCGCTGGCCGTTTTCGGCAGGATTTGTATTTCCGTTTGAGCGTGTTTCCAATCGAAATCCTGCCGTTACGCGAGAGAGTGGACGATATACCGCTACTCGCTCGCCATTTTCTCGAGCGGTGCTGTGCCCAGATGCGGCGGTCCCAGTTGACACTTTCAACGCAATCCGTGGCCCAACTCGCGCGTTATCCGTGGCCCGGGAATGTTCGCGAATTGCAGAATGTTATTGAGCGCGCCGTAATTAGCGATCGCGGAGGACGTTTACGTTTCGACACGTTGCTGGCATCAACCCCGCCCAAACCTGGCAATTCCGGCACGACGCACCGTACGAAACTTGGTAGCTCAGCAGTTGTCACACGGGAACAATTGCTGCACCTGGAGAAAGAGAGCATCCAGGACGCATTGACGACGACCAATGGTAAAATCTACGGTCCGCGCGGCGCCGCCGAATTGCTCGGTATGCGACCCACGACCCTTGCCTCACGATTGAAGAAGTTGGGAATTGCCAAGCCGCGATAGCACTCCCGGCGCGGGCCTTTTCAGTCACGTGACAGTATGACGCTGTTGACCATCGTGACATCCCGCGCACTCGTAATTCTTACTCGGCGACTTGACCGAGTTGCACGTGTCGCTATATTGATCCGCGTTGCCTTGGTGGTCGGCCTCTTTTTATCGAAGAGCCGACAAAAACAGGGAATCCGGTGTAAATCCGGAACGGCCCCGCCGCTGTAATGAGCGTCACGGGCGACCCACTCTTAAGCCATTGGCGTTTCCCTCGGGAAGCGACGAGAAGGCGGGTCGACCTATGCTCAGAGTCAGAAGACCTACCAATGCAGGATGACGGTTGCCCGCGAGGGACGGGTGCCAGATTGCAGCTAAGCGGTGCTCAGGCTTCGCTTAGCAAAACGCTTAACCAACGATCGTACGGCGACAAGTTCGCTGCTGCGCGTCCGTTTTGTCGTTAAACGAGCTCTTGACTCGTTTCTCGGCACAGCACGCGGTGCGGGCTTGTTCATGCGCTCGCTGAGAATGCGCTGATTCCATGCATATTCCTCGTGCGCCACGACGAGCATCCATGCTCGTCGAGATTACGGCGCCATTTCGCTGGGCCACATCCAGGTCGCACGGATCTCGGTGCCTGCGATCTTTGCGGCGCTGCTCCGTAAACACTTTCGCGTCTCTAGCACGATTCCGTCGTGCGTGCGCTCTGAAGGTCCCCTGACTTTCTGTTTTGTGAAGCAACTCCGTTAACGTTTCGTTCCACTAGAGCAAGGAAAAGCAAATGCAATGTCCCCTGAGTTTCCGTTACGCCTATTGCGTCTTGGTATCACAGAAAACCGTGATACGCTGCCTGACGGCTGTACTGCTGGCTGCTTCCGCCAGCTTGGCACACGCCGGCCCATTCGATCCGCAGGTCGGACAGCCGGGCGCGCTGGGCATCCCTGCCGCTAGCCCGTTATTCACGGAATGGGCCTCGTCGGTCGCCTCTCTTAATCGCGGGCCCGAGGACATCGCGAACCCAAGCCTCGGTCTGGCGTCTGTAGGGACCGCGTCCAACGCACTCGGCTCGCCGGTGGGAAATGCGTCCCGCGTTGTTTCGCTCGGTGACGGTGGTTCCATCACCGTCGGTTTCAATATGCCAATCAAGAACGGTCCTGGACCGGATTTGGCTGTCTTCGAGAACGGGTTTCTTTCCGGCGGCGCGAGCCAGGCGTTTCTTGAGCTTGCAACCGTCGCGGTTTCCTCCGATGGTACTAACTTCTTTACCTTTCCGGACGTGTCAGATACGCAAACCACGACGCAAGTCGGCGGATCTGGCTTGCTCGATGCATCGAATCTTTATGATTTGGCCGGTAAATACATTGCCGGTTATGGGACGGGCTTCGATCTGAGCGAACTTGCCAACGTTTCTCCCCTGCTGAATGTCAACGATATTACCGCGGTCCGCATCACCGACGTCGTCGGTTCCATCGACCCGCAGTATGGAACGAAGGACTCGCTTGGGAATCTGATCAACGACCCCTTCCCCACGCCGTTCACATCAAGTGGATTTGATTTGAACGCAGTGGGCGCGATCAACGTCGTGCCAGAACCCTCGGGATTGTTCCTCGGTCTGACCGCGCTCGTGGCCGTGGGTGCTCTGAAGATAACGCGGTCACACCGGCGCGTCTGAACCTTGTCCACGCGCGGAATTGGCCATTAGCGCCATTGCTCCCCGGCCTCTTATCAAGCGGCAATCGCCCCTTCGCGCGGACCGCGGAGGGGTAATTGCCGCCACGCCCGCGCTCAAAATAGCCTTTTCAACGGAGTGATTTATGCGAACCTGCCTGCTCTTGATCCTGGCAATCGTCTCAACTCCGGCAAGTGCCGAGACCGTCAACTTTAACGACCTTTCGCTAGCGCCTCATTCGTACGTCAGCGGTCCGCTGCCGAATGCGAGCACAGTCGATGGTCCGTACGGCCCGCAAGATGTTGGCACGTTCACCAGTGGGGGTGCGCAATTCGGCAATACCTATGACGAGACATTCGGCAGCTGGAGCGGATTTGCGTATTCGGATACCACGGATACGACAACGCCAGGATATACAAACCAGTACAGCGCAATTACGGGCGGGGGCGTTCCTGGTTCGAATAACTATGCGGTCGCCTTCGGTTACCTGGATCAAACAGCGAATCAGGCACAGCCGTTCGATTTCAATCCCGCCGATCCCGCGCAGCTAGAACAATTGCCGACGATCACGTTGCCCACGGGATATGAGATTCAAAATATTGACGTGACGAATTCGACCTACGCGGCGCTGTCGATGCTGAATGGCGACAGCTTTGCCAAGAAATTTGGCGGCCCCACGGGGAACGATCCCGATTACTTCAAGCTGAGCGTCTATGGCACGGATAGCGCGGGGCACGCCCTCACCAACTCGGTGGATTTCTATCTTGCCGACTACCAGTTTGCTAATAAGAGCCTCGACTACATCGTGACGACCTGGCAATCGGTAAATCTTTCTGCTCTCAGTGACGCGACGCACCTGTATTTCAATTTGTCGTCATCCGATGCCGGTGATTTCGGCATGAATACTCCGGGATTCTTTGCCCTGGGCAGTATGCAACTGGCAGCCATCACCAACATCAAAGGGGACGTGAACAACGATGGCGTC harbors:
- a CDS encoding sigma 54-interacting transcriptional regulator — protein: MNAASLQAIATSVAQERDLKAVLQRMVAELAAQPRVALTRIWLLTPAYRSEAAPQFDAGEIADKSLRLAASAGTPRADENADWSRLDGPFQTVLLGAGKVGLIGATGESVLLEHAAGDRRWVVDQQWISDEAIQSFAGHPLIFRGKILGVLALFSRARLTQVDFDWLRAFADQAAVAIANARAFEEIERLQQRLQSENSYLREEIEQTHSFGQIIGSSDALAKVLEQIDLVAPTRASVLILGESGTGKELIARAIHQRSLRREHPLVKVNCAAVPRELFESEFFGHMKGSFTGALRDRVGRFQLADGGTLFLDEVGDIPLELQGKLLRVLQDGHIERVGADETRCVDVRVIAATNRNLQADVAAGRFRQDLYFRLSVFPIEILPLRERVDDIPLLARHFLERCCAQMRRSQLTLSTQSVAQLARYPWPGNVRELQNVIERAVISDRGGRLRFDTLLASTPPKPGNSGTTHRTKLGSSAVVTREQLLHLEKESIQDALTTTNGKIYGPRGAAELLGMRPTTLASRLKKLGIAKPR
- a CDS encoding DUF4465 domain-containing protein, with translation MRTCLLLILAIVSTPASAETVNFNDLSLAPHSYVSGPLPNASTVDGPYGPQDVGTFTSGGAQFGNTYDETFGSWSGFAYSDTTDTTTPGYTNQYSAITGGGVPGSNNYAVAFGYLDQTANQAQPFDFNPADPAQLEQLPTITLPTGYEIQNIDVTNSTYAALSMLNGDSFAKKFGGPTGNDPDYFKLSVYGTDSAGHALTNSVDFYLADYQFANKSLDYIVTTWQSVNLSALSDATHLYFNLSSSDAGDFGMNTPGFFALGSMQLAAITNIKGDVNNDGVVNGLDINAVASHWLQTGTGIQGDANNDGVVNGLDINLMATHWLQTTDGGNAQTVPEPATIVLAGAAGVALLIYRRRQ